A genomic region of Denticeps clupeoides chromosome 17, fDenClu1.1, whole genome shotgun sequence contains the following coding sequences:
- the LOC114767079 gene encoding inhibitory synaptic factor 1, with translation MSQGGLLVLREPSESWGRRDRIRSQIRGVMEQLEEVLTELKDVARELREVVSHIDRLTADIDLDLDVLELTVVSSSSSSDRRPNDMHTFDPFSDGRLSDKSNLAHLLDGPRLCSAGQASAVGTARRAGTDELDMRKGHGSPSTSGPFYQINGGNFCTPNSPLRTPYSPATSWVSREDREMYHALCCDDDDDFEDESVGMRLSRLSSNDSVFSSSPPRPRRVEALTPKTARKYQYSPGLREKALRSCSTQTVSDKSTQTTATSEKV, from the exons ATGTCCCAGGGTGGACTATTAGTGCTCCGGGAGCCAAGTGAAAGCTGGGGACGGAGAGATCGGATCCGAAGCCAAATCAGGGGGGTGATGGAGCAGCTGGAAGAGGTTCTCACTGAGTTGAAGGACGTGGCCAGAGAGCTGCGAGAG GTAGTGTCTCACATTGATAGGCTGACTGCAGACATCGACTTGGACCTTGATGTGCTAGAATTGACCGTAGTGTCCAGCTCCAGCAGTAGCGACAGAAGGCCAAATGACATGCACACATTTGACCCCTTTAGTGATGGACGGCTCTCTGACAAGAGCAACCTTGCCCATTTGCTGGACGGACCCCGACTGTGTTCTGCTGGTCAAGCCTCCGCGGTGGGGACAGCGAGGAGAGCAGGGACGGATGAACTGGACATGAGGAAAGGGCATGGGTCACCATCAACCTCTGGGCCTTTTTACCAGATAAATGGAGGGAACTTCTGTACACCAAACAGTCCCCTGAGGACCCCTTACAGCCCCGCAACCTCCTGGGTCTCCAGAGAAGATAGAGAGATGTACCATGCACTATGCtgtgacgatgatgatgattttgAGGATGAAAGTGTTGGCATGAGGTTGTCTAGGTTGTCATCGAACGACTCTGTGTTCTCTTCCTCACCCCCACGGCCTCGGAGAGTAGAAGCTCTGACTCCAAAGACAGCCAGAAAGTATCAGTACAGCCCTGGACTGAGGGAGAAGGCTCTACGCAGCTGTAGCACGCAAACTGTCTCCGACAAGAGCACGCAAACAACTGCCACTTCTGAAAAGGTTTAA